The Molothrus aeneus isolate 106 chromosome 9, BPBGC_Maene_1.0, whole genome shotgun sequence region TCCCAGTGTGGCCACCCAGACATCTCCCTCCTTGGGGGACACAGGTCCAAggttgtcgcagacatctttttgtgaaaatcttttcttaggatttttttctcttctgagaagctgagaggcctcagaagctgaatgtaaacaatggttatctgctgctgtggaatgcaacaggtggatctgggattggtctcctgtggatgtttaGATTTACTGACTAGTCACAGCAGAGctagctctctctctgtctgagctacagatctttgttattcattcttttctattctattcttaactagcttctgaagaaaccttttcttctatttctttttagtatagctataatgtaatatatatatatatatatatatatatataatgaaataataaatcaagccttctgaacatagagtcaacattctcgtctcttgcctcatccctgtgaacactgtcacacaaGGTGATGCTGAGGCCTCTTGGGGGTGATCCCCCaatttccctcccttccttccctgggTAAGAAGGCTGGCACCATCCAGCCAGAGttgaaaagctgagaaaaaatgtgaaataatctTGTTTCTCTCcttcaattttttaaatgaacttgTTCCATCCCTGTCTCTGAGGATTAACCCTTTAGCAGACATTGGAAAAGCAGGTTCCTATTTGCAAGGCCCATGTGATTGATCTCAAACAATGATGGTCTGCTTCCAGAATGGCAGCCCTCCAACAGGGAAAGGTAATAAagtcaaataaataaaagtaaatcaAAGAAGAAGCCAAGACACCCTCTCTGGATACAGTCAGTCCCAGACAGCTGTTGTGCcctcagaagattttttttaaattccagaaTTCTCTGATGGGCCAATACAAGACCTTGCCTGTCTCTGCAGAGAGCCAGAAAGGATGATCAGTCTGCTTTACAAATGCCCAAGTTCTGAAACTCTTATCCCAGAGCAAGCCTGAAAATctccctggagcacagggagtgcACAGGAGCCATCGATCCTGCAAACCTCAGTGGCCCTTTGGCAGCTCAGGGGGGCCACACATCCCAGGGCTCAGAGATCTGGGCTTAAGCCAGGCCTGCTGCTGACCTTGGCATGCCCACGATCTCAGTGGCTCTTCCTGACCCCTGTCCTGGctcatccctccctcccaaaggcagctccagcctggcaggggggcacaggggcacagggaagggcaggcacagtcacacacaggccccaggagcagctgcctccctgctctgcctgtgtgtGGATATGAACCTCCCCAATGGGTCACTCACAAAGTAACACAAGTTCAATTTCTGAATTTTGCACACACCAATCCAGGCAGAAGCTTCCAGCTGACACAGAATGTTGCATAATTTCCAGAAGATTTATAGCTTTATTTAAATCATTTTCAACCAAGATGAGCATTGGGCAGGGCTAATCTTTCTTGTCATGAAGTGGTAAATTGCTTTGATTTGGTGATCCTCATCTTTCTCAggcatgctttttttttttttttttcaatcatttAGGAAATGTCACTGGAATATAGTAAAGTTTTAGGGTTCTAAAGGATTTccaaaacttttttccttttctctccacACATGAGGGAACCTCATGGCATCACCCCACTGACCCACCCAGGAGAGCTGGTGCCTCTGCCATGGccaataaagaaaaccagcacCCTAGAGAGCTCCTGGTGACACCACAGCACcctgcagctgtgagctgcGGTGGGTTTGGGCTGAATGCACCCCTTGAGATCCCCTCTCTGCTCTTTGCCATTGCtgtggggcacagcagcagctctgtggggctggctgggcttgccaagggatgggcaggggaggCAGGTGGTGGCAGTGCCTGGAGAAAGCAGGACAATGCTTCACTCTGAATTGCCCACAGGGAGCTGTGTCAGCTTTACTGACTGGGACCTTGGAAGTGCTGCCTGAGGCCACCCTGTCCaagggcaggggagcaggagggagcctTGTGCTGGGTCCTGGGGAGCCCTGTGGCTCTGCCCCCATCTGCAGAGtcaccctgggcactgctgggggagccctgtgtccccccttagtttgctcctgccagcacccaCAGAGCTGAGCATGGCTCAGAGCCACCAAGGGATGCTGgggagctccagctgcagcacccacagagctctcagagctctcagtgccaccaagggatgctggggagctccagctgcagcacccacagagctctcagagctctcagtgccaccaagggatgctggggagctccagctgcagcacctcagggctctcagggtgggctcagagcagcccagggggGCTTGGTGCTCCTCCTTGGTGCTCCTCCTTGGTGCTCCTCCTTGGTGCTCCTCCTAAGCTGTGCACCAAGAGGAGCCAATAGAGCCGTgccccaggacacagggagagaTCCCAGTCCCAGAGCACAGCGGGTGGAATTGCCAATCCATCAGCCTGCCTgggtgagccctgagccctggggagctggtGCAGCACTCAGTGCTTTGTGGGCTGCTCCCCTCCCTTTTCTCCCTCACAGTCTCCTTGGGCAAGGGAGTTTGCAAGAACTCAGcaaagttttccttttgttgtttGTAAACTAGAATAAATCCTTCTGTTCCAAAATGCCATCTGGCACCTGACAGTTGTGTTTCAGCTTCACAGTCTCAAATTTAATTGTAAGCTCTTTTGCAGGGCTTTCAAGGACGGCGTGACACAATATGGACTACCTACAATGAAGACATATGAACTCTGGAGCATACCAAACAAATTCCTTGCATACTTGTTTTCCAGCACAGCATCAATcaccacagggatgggagagtGTCcaaaacagcaggagaaaatgCTACAGCTTGCAGTTCTCAGATTGTAATTCATTTAAAGCCAGGAACATTAGCTGTACCACTCTAACATCAGATACaaatctcttttctccttttgcccATTTACTATCTCAAAAGCATTGAGATTCAATATTTAAAGTTGTCCAGTGTAGATCCTCAGCTGGTGCAAAGTGACATAACTGTGCTCAACAGCTGTTCCTGGTCTTTGAAGGCAATGGAGCTGTGGTGATTTACATCTGCTGAGGTATGATCTATCACTGTATTTCCTAGCTTTgtctttgctgccttgtttttcTACTCTTTTTGCTTGACAAAACAAATGACACAATTCCTAGCTCTTGTGCCATGCCTTTCATCATTCCATCCCCAAGCACTGCAGTAAAGGATGAGCAGAACCAGCCCCATGTGAGCCTTAGGGGAGAAACACCCGAGGCTCAGGAAGGGAATTGATGGACCAGGAAGCTCCAGAGCTCCACAGGGCCTTGTGCAGGATacccagcacagcatccccctcccagcactgccacagggaCACTCAGGCCCTCCACCACAGGTTTGCCCATTGCATGCCGAGTCAATAATGGCCAAACACAAAGGCCAGGTGCCACTCTCTACCcagacaggcagagcctggcacatCCACCCTGATCTccacctcctgcccttccttccccaaACACttctgtccctgagccagcacagccacacactCACTGGAGATGAGGGGGAAAACCATGAGAAACCATGTCACCAGAAGTGATGGTCCAAAGCCACACCTCTGCTCATGTCCAGGGCAAAACCTGGGGTGAATCTGacccaggaaaatgaaaaattttggtCTCAGTGCTACCCACCCAGATTCCTGCCAGACAGGCAGAAACCCAGCAGTGTGGTCTCCTACTTCAGTTAAACCCCATGCCTTCCTTTGGCTGTTCTCCGAGGAACAAGGGCAGACCTTTCCTGTTGAAACTGGGGGTAAATAGTAGAAACTGAATGCAATCAGACAAATAGAAATGGGGACAGGCTCTCCCATTCCTACTGAGCCGTGGAAAGAGGGAATGAGCTACTGCTTAGTGGCACAAATTTCCTGGCAGTCCATCCCATTTTCCTGGTGGTGGGAAGATACTGAGGGGTAGGGGGCACGTGGGGTGGTCATCACAAATACCAGATGATGGATCTGGGTCTCTGTGTCCAGCCTTTCACTGCCACAGCCTGTATCATTAATTCTCATTCATTTTCTACAACAGAATCTCTTACACAGGGGGCAAGCACTGAGCTCAGCACTATGGGGGGTCCATGGCATACCAAAAGGCTATCCTGAACAACTCTATTGAGAGCATTTAGCCCAAAAAGCCCAGCTGATGTTAGCTCCTGGCCAGTGCTGCCCTTCAGCaagctctcctccctccctggccaCCTCCCACCCTTTGTTCCTCTGGGATAACTGCACACAGCTGCGTCAGACAGAATCCTGCCCTCCCTGACCATACCCCTGGCTCTTTGAAGGATGTGTTAAATAAGGTCACTTACATCCAGCACCTATAAACTCACACGTTTCAGTAGAAATACCACTGAAAATCTCCCCTGGGGAATCTAAGATTGGAACCTCTCTTTCTCTAATTCTTTTATAGTGGGGTCCATGCTGAAAAGCCCCTCCTGGAAGATGCTTGAAATGTTTTCCTACCTCTGAGGTCAGACTAAAAagcctggaggtgctggggccAGTTTCTCCATCTCCTGAACTGCTGGTTTGATGCTCACTGTTCACCAGTGCTGTGTTAATGCATCTTAtcttgctgttgctgtgggcagggagctctgcacaTGTTTAGCTATCACAGGTCAGATGATAAGTGGGAACTCATTAAACCACAGTAATTAATTGCTGGCAACCATCTGGCCACCCCTGAGCAGTCATGAACAACGTAAGCAGCAGAACTAATGGTGCCTCCTTGCCAGTATTTCTCTCTCCCATGTGGATCCTCTGATAGCTAATAAAAGCTGAGAGTTTATCTCCAAGCAGACACAAAGCCAGCctctctcccccctcccctcccctatCTGAGCACCTGCTTTCATGTAATCTTCAGGAGCAGGGTCTCTTTGACACCTATAACATTCCATCAAACATCCATGGAGCTGGTTAATGCTTTACAAGTTATGAGGAAGCAGCAGATTGATGCCATCACAGCATTTTCTCTCTCATGCAGTTAGGCAGGAAAAAATAGGTCTTTTTAATCTATCCAGTAACCTTTGCTGAGAGGTAGGTGGTAGTTTTGTTATATTGGCAGCTGCTTTAAAACTTGGGACTGGGAAGAGTTGCTTGAAGGTTTTATTATATAAAACCTCCCAACTCTGCACCATTTTAATGTGctaagtaaaagaaagttgtgcTTCCCTCAAAGTTATTAAATTTAATTGAGATCACATTGGgacaaaatgttattttcctaAATGCCCATGTTGCAAAAGATATTAATCTTGTTTGCCTGCAAGATTGATGCTGGCTCTGCTGAAGCAGGCTAGATGCTACAATTAGATATATTTAATTCCTCCTCAGCAGTGCTCTGTAATGTGATTtcatctccttccccttcttcttttcttcctctagCAGTTATGATGGGCTGCGGtgtctgcccagctctgggcacagcatggGAACTCACACTCAATTTGAAGCACTCATGCTCAGCAGCATTAACACTCTGTGAtctgggggacagggagagctgagcagcaAGGGCTTCTTGGCAGCACATGCATTACACACCATTTCCTGGccatgcaggagcagggaagggcagatCCCAGGGAATTTGGGTATCCAAACGGGGGCTCTGGGGAAAGGGCATGGCTGCAGTCACTCACCTTTTCTTCAGGGATGGGTGGGGTGCAGAGGCTGACCAGGAGGATGGCAATGGAAGTGAGGACAAAGAGGATGAGGGCCAAGTAGAGGTAGTGCACGTCCTTCAGCACAGCTGGCCTCCTGTCCTCCTCCCCACAGGATGGGGCACTGTAAATAAACTCCAGGATCATCCGAACCACACCAACAACAAAGCcggccatgaggccccagaaAGCACCCTGAGAAAAGGCAAACGCAGAGAAAAGGTCACTGCAAGTTTCCTCTGGTTGTGgatttccctcccctctccctctttccccagACTTTTTATGCCTGATGGAAATCCACACTGAGGTGCATCAAAGGAGAATTTTTTCAGGTAAAAACCCTCATTTTCTCTTGTTGTCCTTGAGCatggagcacacagagcacaaacAATGCAAGAATCTCCTCCTAACAACACTCCTCCAATGAGCCTTTGACACATCATCCCTAAATGGCAGAACAACTTCCCTTTCATGCTTTCAAATGGGACTGCCAAAAAGTCCCACTTGCAGTGACTTCTTAGAAGCAAACCCACACCCACTAGAGCCTGGGCTAAGATCCACTAATGCATGCCAGGAAAGGCTGCCTGATTGTCACTCTTGAGCTGGACTGAGTTTAACCAGTCTCAAAGGCTAAGCACTGAGGGAAGAGATACCTCTTTATTTTATCAAATTAAACACATGTATCAATTGGTTGTTGGCACTTCACTTACAGGCTCATTAACCCTCTTGCAGAAGATTGCCAGGATAAAGAGGGCTGCAATTGGTGGGCTCAGACAGCTGCCTATGGACTGAATGTAGTCAAAGAGCTTCCCACTGTTGGCCGACTGAACCATTGGGATCCAGAGAATGCTGACAACCACAAGGATGAGGGTGAAGACTCTGAAAGAGAAGGATAAAATTGTATTAACTCTGTAGGTGGATTTGCAGCAAAACACGCTCCCAGTTGTTCTTGgaattttctaagaaaaaatcCACAGATCGCTATCAAGAATCTTTCCTTGTGTacacaggaaaagagaaagttgTTCTCCCAATGTGAGCCTGGTGTAACATGGTCTTCAATGACCTTGCTCTTGGACATGACAGGAAGAGGGAGCTGGTAGCTTGTGGAAGCAATCTTTCTGCCAGCTTTCCAAGCAGGTAATGTGCTCAGTCTCTTGCCTTTGCCAAATTCCAACTCGTTTGCTACTTATTAAAATTGTGTTTGGGGTCTCGGGTGAATATTGAAACCTTCCTCTGCCTTTGCACTGTGTGCCACAGAGGTTTGCCCATAGTGCTGAGCAAGAGGGACTCGTCCTGTACCCACTCTGCCATGGTGAAGTGTGAGTTTGCCTGCAGCCTTCAGCTATGGCTCAGCAAAGTTTAGACCTTAATGCTCATGACTGGAGAGCAAAACTTCCACACTGAATGCAGCCTAAATTCCCCTGTCTGGAGGAGAACTTTATATGCCCCTGATAGAACACAGCACCAAAACTCATCTGCAAAGGACACTACAACTTATCACAGAGACAGAAAGCTGGGAGACTCAGCTCTGCACTTTAccctgaagaaaaaagaaaaaaaaaaaagtaattgcaaCATATCACTCCTGTCTGatgcaaaaataacatttttatagaCCTCTGGTGACAATGACTCAAGAGCACTTTTGGCTTTTCTAAAAGTTACGTTTAAAGCAGTTTTTATAATAAGTTTAGAGAGAAGAGAGGCAATTATCTGCTTAGCTCAGTGGAACactcagagtttctccttgaCCAGGCCTATCCAAGATGAAGCCGGAAAACACAACGCTCTTTCCCAGGCTGTCCTCCTGCTCTGTATTGCAGGCACCAGATTTTTCTCCgtgagcccagcctggaggaTGCAAAAGCTGCTATCAGAAGAGATGGTGAGAGGAACGAGACATAAATAAATGCAAGGACCTGCCCACAATCATCAGCTCCTGCTCGGAGGCCTGCCTGCGGACCCGCTGCCAGATGTCCAGCACGAAGAGGGTGCTACTGCTGTTGAAAACAGAGGTGAGGGAGCTCATCAGGGCTGCCATCATCACTGCAATCATCAAACCCCGGAGCCCTGCAGGAGACAAACACAGAAGGGGAATCAGGGCTGGGCCTCCAAGCACTGTTTTTTCCATCCTGCTCTCTGGTAAGATTTCCTTCAGATGGGTAAGGACAGCCTGATCCCCCCACCCCGTGCAGAGCCTGGCCCAAGCCCAGCCCCACGAGGGTGTTCCTCACCATCAGGCATGAGTTCAATGACCAGTTTGGGGTAGGCAATGTTGGAAcaacccacagcagctccacagaTCCTTTTGCAGACCTCTGGGTCCACACAGGCCACTTCATCTGGGGAACACAGGGAAACAACAGGGAGTCAGTGCAAACCCCACTGCACATCAAGGGAACAAAtcctgatgccttgtgcagTTTCATACAAATTCAGAGGTGGAATACAGCTACAATGAGTGGAGCTGGAAAATGCTTTATATCATATAATAGAGGTGAAACTTTGAGATGACATTTTGAAATTCTGTTCAGGATACAGCTGAATCTCTCCTGGGTGTTGCATAACTGTAATCCTTGATGATTTGTCACTTGTGGGAACTGGACTGTTTCCATGAACCTGTCAGCTGGattcccagggatgctggaggCTCACTTACTGCTGTTTAGGAAATCTGGGAAATAAGCTCTTTCCTCTGGGAGTGGTCCTTCTAACCAAGTTATTCTTCCTGGAAagaggaaggctctggagaaACCAGCAGTGAGAGCTCCTTGGGATATAAGGGAGGCTCGTTTAGCCTAATCCACCAGGACCTAAATGAGTTTGTGTGGGAGGTTGCTAAAACTCTCCAAGATACTGAATGGATGTAATCCATAGGATCTGAAGGACAACCTCAGTGCTCCATGAGTTTAATTTCACTGACTCCCTCCAGATAGATGAATGCAGTGTCCACAGCATGGAGTTATATGCCCCCAATGGCAAAGTATGTCCCTTATGTCTACTCCTGGGGATTTCTGCCACTGTGGGAGAACTGGAGATGGAGGGAGGGCTTGGGAACACCATGGTGCAACAGGAACCTCTATGAACATGCCTGCAGGACAGCAATTTCTGAGTTGCACAAGTGCTGGCAGACCTGTGTGGGATTAGTGGTCACAGCAGGATGGAGCCCCGTGTCAAGGAAGATGGGAAGGCTTACCTGGGAAAAGAGCTCTGCTGATCATTCCTGGCATGACAAGGAAAAACACAGGGAAGAGTTTCAGATATCCTGCAAACACTGATCCACCTTTGGCATGGGAGAGGTTCTTGGCAGAGAGAGACCTCTGGACCATCACCTGCAAACAGTGCAGAAAGGGAGCAGAGAATgaaagagcagcacagcagagagagcaggatCCATtccctctgtctctccttctcaGGGATGACTTTCAGCCCACAGGATCCCAGGGTGTTTTGCATGCCAAGGACAACTTTCCCACCTCACTGACTGCAGCCTGCTGCCACCACTCAGAGCTCAGTCCACAGGCTACAGGAGAGGGCAGCGTGGAAATTTCCTTTACAGGAATAATTTCACCCTTGACTGAAATGAAGCCACCTTGAGGGCTGGAGACAGCAGCTGTGTGGCAGCACGAGACACAGGATGAAGCAGACTGTGGGTGTTTTGGTAAAAAGCTCAGTGGTGGGGTTTCATAATTGTCCCATCTGAAAGTACAGAAGCAGTGTCTCGAGAAACACACTCAGCTTTCCTTGTTTGTAGCTTGAAAAGGAATAAGGGACATGAGACATCTGGGAATATGAATGAAGGAATATTGTCTGGAGGTCCGCTCAAGGTCACggcacagccagctccagaTTCACATTTTTATATCCTCGTCATGATAACTGCATGAAGACTCCCAGTACTCACCAGCCCACAGTGGGATAAAGATGGATGAAAACAACCTGTTCTCACTGCACTAAGAAGTGCATAAAATTAGCAGCTTGCTGAGAAGGTGGAAGGAGTGAGACATTCTGGTCTAGACCAGTAAAAAAAGTAGCAGCTCCTGCACACTGAGGCACAGTGATTTTTCAGCTTACAGATCCACAGACTGAGGAGTGGACTAAAAATAACACTGTGGTGGTTTGTCTGCTGAGGGAAAGGTCTTATTTACCTGGTCAGTGCACCAGCACCAAAGAGCCACCACTGTGAGACCAAATACAAGGCCAGGCCAGGGAAGGTCTCCTGTGATGGGATCCCTGAACAAATGAAAGGCATCTGCACGTGGGAGGTGACAGTCTGTGTTTGGGACTGTGATCTTTGGTATTGCTGTGCTGTATTTCTCCTTAAGTCCTTCATACCAGCCAACTTTTTCAAATCCTGTAAAGAAAATGCCAGTGATTTAAGGGCTGTTGCATCATGCAAAGTTATTATCTAATCTGAGTCTCGTGATTActtttcttttatcttcctCTTATCTCCTTTACTTTTCATTCCACCTTTGCTTTTTGCAGTCAAAGTTTCTACAGAAGTCAGCTGGATTTTGCCCAGAGTCCTTGTGGTTTAAACAATACATTCTGGAAGAGGATCAATGCAGGAAAGCCTCCATGATCCTAATCCCTGCAATGTCATCAGCATCTAGTTTTTACTTATACACCCTCCAAAAGCTAGAGCAGGAAAGtataacatgaaaaaaagataTACCTAGTTTAGATCTTTCTGTTTGCCAAGAAGGCTTAAAACAAAGACTGATGGTGGTCATTTCCttgttgctgtttattttttttataactcTCAGTTGCACCCATATGAACTCCCAAAGTCAACAGTAGAAATCAGCAGGGCTACTCTGAATTGATATGGGCTTAATGAGAGCTAAATTTGGCTCTGAGAATGTGATGTTCCAAAGTTCTTTGGCAACTCCAGTGAAGTGAAGGTATCCAGAGCCTCACCTCCATGCAGTTAGCAAGGATGAAGACAGTATGATGGCTTGGAGAATGAGACTTGTGCTGGCACCACTTCTATGAGCAGATCAAACTCATTTCTGCACCACACATGAAAGGGCAAGGCACCTGCTAAGGTCTAGTGGCCTTGGGAGCACTAAAGTGCCACTGCAGGTTCCCCTTACCTATGAACATGAGGACCAAAGCTCCCAGCACCATGATCAGGGTCTGCAGCACGTCTGTGTAAATCACAGCAGTCAAACCCCCTGCCAGGAGAAGCAGAGACAGCAGTCAGTGTGTCACCatgcacaggtgacacagggaaaCAGGCACCTCACCTGGAATAAAAGCTTTCTttagccccagccctggcat contains the following coding sequences:
- the SLC5A9 gene encoding sodium/glucose cotransporter 4, encoding MSWWPIGASLMSTDVGSGSFIGLAGTAAAGGIAVGGFEWNAIWPLLALGWIFTPVYIAAGVVTLPEYLKKRFGGQRLQIYTSVVSLILYIFTRISTDIFAGALFIQTALGWNLYLSTVVLLAVTAVYTIAGGLTAVIYTDVLQTLIMVLGALVLMFIGFEKVGWYEGLKEKYSTAIPKITVPNTDCHLPRADAFHLFRDPITGDLPWPGLVFGLTVVALWCWCTDQVMVQRSLSAKNLSHAKGGSVFAGYLKLFPVFFLVMPGMISRALFPDEVACVDPEVCKRICGAAVGCSNIAYPKLVIELMPDGLRGLMIAVMMAALMSSLTSVFNSSSTLFVLDIWQRVRRQASEQELMIVGRVFTLILVVVSILWIPMVQSANSGKLFDYIQSIGSCLSPPIAALFILAIFCKRVNEPGAFWGLMAGFVVGVVRMILEFIYSAPSCGEEDRRPAVLKDVHYLYLALILFVLTSIAILLVSLCTPPIPEEKLDGLMWWTRHKKAPAIILENSEAAQTGPEQNEKDLVEAAASDGKEEAAAKRPWWKMVYMWFCGLPTNPTPTLAPEERAALEHRLTSIEEKPQWKIVCNISAILLMATNIFLWAYFG